The Synergistaceae bacterium genome includes a region encoding these proteins:
- a CDS encoding 4Fe-4S binding protein, whose amino-acid sequence MCTDEEGFLYSVTNEKKCVKCGVCESHCPVFNKSSIYKSSI is encoded by the coding sequence ATGTGCACGGATGAAGAGGGTTTTCTGTATTCTGTAACAAACGAGAAAAAGTGTGTGAAGTGCGGTGTTTGCGAATCTCACTGTCCTGTATTCAATAAATCCTCAATATATAAATCCTCAATATAA
- a CDS encoding alkaline phosphatase: MADNRAKYIFVFIGDGTSIPQRNAAELYLASQSNPKDLGLAVLRAENKFPQGNGVADFKPSIQRMLMSTFPGQGFSSTYSANSLITDSSSSGTAIATGHKTRDGVVGMDPTATEKYVSMAKIAKDKGMKVGIISTVSIEHATPASFYACSPHRDFYYEIALQIPESGFDFFGGGGFKQPQGAKNDQKHIFEILKEANYTVYDTREGFDKIKAGDDKILTINPVLDNDAALPYALDQAEGEITFAEFVAKGIEVLDNPNGFFMMAECGKVDWACHANDAVSTVLDVLTLDEAVKVAYKFYEKHPDETLIVVTGDHETGGMTVGFAGTRYDSFLTKLQAQKGSYLAFNAEIAAFRSANPSAKLEDALPLVESFFGLKRYSQEEMEKLDERAKAGDTEAYEILGMALKDYEIADLEKAFAMSMQAPQERPTNDDVYYLSYGSYEPFTVTLTHILNHKAGIGWTTYSHTGLPTPVSVIGVGHEQFNGYYDNTDIFKKVIAIGQF; this comes from the coding sequence ATGGCGGACAATCGAGCCAAGTATATTTTCGTGTTCATTGGAGACGGGACGTCGATTCCTCAAAGAAACGCGGCGGAGCTTTATCTTGCGAGTCAAAGCAATCCAAAAGATCTGGGATTGGCCGTTTTACGCGCCGAAAACAAATTTCCCCAAGGCAACGGTGTCGCGGATTTCAAACCTTCGATCCAGCGCATGTTGATGAGCACCTTTCCCGGTCAGGGATTTTCCAGCACGTATTCCGCCAATTCCTTGATCACGGACTCCTCGTCCTCTGGGACGGCCATCGCCACAGGGCACAAAACCCGGGACGGAGTCGTGGGAATGGACCCGACAGCAACAGAAAAATACGTCTCTATGGCAAAAATAGCGAAAGACAAAGGGATGAAAGTTGGCATCATTTCCACAGTTTCTATTGAACACGCGACGCCGGCGTCCTTTTACGCCTGTTCACCTCATCGCGATTTTTACTATGAGATCGCGCTGCAAATTCCAGAGAGCGGGTTCGACTTCTTCGGTGGCGGCGGTTTCAAACAACCCCAAGGCGCTAAAAACGATCAAAAGCATATCTTTGAGATCTTGAAAGAAGCCAATTACACGGTTTACGACACCAGAGAAGGCTTCGACAAAATCAAAGCCGGCGACGATAAAATTCTCACTATCAATCCTGTGCTGGATAACGATGCCGCTCTCCCTTACGCGCTTGACCAGGCGGAAGGGGAAATCACCTTTGCGGAGTTTGTCGCGAAAGGGATCGAGGTTCTCGACAATCCCAACGGCTTTTTTATGATGGCCGAATGCGGCAAAGTCGACTGGGCATGTCACGCCAACGACGCGGTATCCACGGTCCTGGATGTCCTCACCCTCGATGAGGCCGTAAAAGTTGCCTACAAGTTTTACGAAAAACATCCGGATGAAACATTGATCGTAGTAACGGGCGACCATGAGACGGGCGGAATGACCGTGGGATTCGCGGGAACCCGTTACGACTCGTTTTTGACAAAGCTCCAGGCTCAAAAGGGCTCTTATCTCGCCTTCAACGCGGAGATAGCCGCTTTCAGGAGCGCGAACCCCAGCGCCAAATTGGAGGATGCTCTGCCTTTGGTAGAGAGCTTTTTTGGCCTGAAACGTTACTCCCAAGAAGAAATGGAGAAGCTGGACGAGCGTGCCAAGGCAGGGGATACTGAAGCCTACGAAATTTTGGGCATGGCCCTCAAGGACTACGAAATAGCGGATCTGGAAAAGGCGTTCGCTATGAGTATGCAAGCCCCTCAAGAACGTCCGACAAACGACGACGTCTACTATCTTTCCTACGGAAGCTATGAGCCTTTCACCGTGACGCTGACGCACATCCTGAACCACAAGGCCGGCATCGGCTGGACAACTTACTCGCATACGGGTCTGCCCACACCCGTCTCCGTCATTGGAGTAGGGCATGAGCAGTTCAACGGCTACTATGACAACACGGATATTTTTAAAAAAGTTATCGCGATTGGACAGTTTTGA
- a CDS encoding YibE/F family protein — MKRFSFLLFHFFHGAHKKDIAFSGVVFLICVALYFIPTGFEDRLPKETEQLEGEIIAVDNSQMEQHGLVLSGSQGVEVKLLDGKWKGQIIRTGNHFLGKMELDRVFEPGDHALVSVTSNGDAITWGHTGDYYRLRMELILLAIFSIFLLLYGGFFGFQAILSFFFTGLVLWKLTIPSMLKGIDPVLLSFVIVCILSAVILFLVAGLNRKGIIAFMGAATGLGVTALMTLYCTRPFQISGAVRPFSETLLYSGFTHLNLTRIFIAGVVLSASGAVMDLAMDISAAMSEIVHHNPNISRKELFFSGNAIGRSVIGTMTTTLLLAYSGGYLAMLMLFMGQGIPEANILNMNYVAAEILHTLVGSFGLVLVAPITTIMGTLLYLPRRR, encoded by the coding sequence ATGAAACGATTTTCTTTTCTTCTTTTCCACTTTTTCCACGGCGCCCATAAGAAGGACATCGCCTTTTCGGGCGTCGTTTTTCTTATCTGCGTGGCGTTGTATTTCATCCCTACAGGGTTTGAAGATCGCTTACCTAAGGAGACAGAACAACTTGAAGGGGAAATCATCGCCGTCGATAATTCTCAGATGGAGCAGCACGGTCTGGTTCTTTCGGGCTCGCAGGGCGTCGAGGTAAAACTGCTCGATGGGAAATGGAAGGGCCAAATTATCCGTACCGGCAATCACTTTCTGGGAAAGATGGAACTCGACAGGGTTTTTGAACCGGGAGACCACGCCTTGGTGAGCGTCACGTCCAACGGCGACGCTATTACGTGGGGACATACTGGGGACTATTACCGTTTACGGATGGAGCTTATCCTGCTGGCTATTTTTTCGATTTTTTTGCTTCTTTACGGAGGTTTTTTCGGATTTCAGGCTATACTTTCTTTTTTCTTCACGGGGTTGGTTCTGTGGAAATTGACGATTCCTTCCATGTTGAAGGGCATAGATCCGGTTTTGCTGAGCTTTGTCATCGTATGCATTTTATCCGCTGTTATTCTGTTTTTGGTCGCGGGGCTGAACCGAAAGGGAATTATCGCTTTCATGGGCGCGGCTACTGGTTTGGGGGTCACCGCGCTCATGACTCTTTATTGCACTCGTCCGTTCCAGATCAGTGGAGCGGTTCGTCCTTTTTCGGAGACCTTGTTGTACTCGGGGTTTACTCACCTCAACCTCACCCGCATTTTCATCGCCGGCGTTGTTCTCTCCGCTTCTGGGGCAGTCATGGATCTTGCTATGGACATCTCGGCGGCAATGAGCGAAATTGTCCACCATAATCCAAACATCTCTCGTAAGGAGCTGTTTTTCTCCGGGAACGCCATCGGGCGATCCGTCATCGGCACGATGACGACAACGCTTCTTCTCGCCTATAGCGGCGGATACCTAGCCATGCTCATGCTTTTCATGGGACAAGGAATACCCGAAGCCAACATCCTCAACATGAACTATGTGGCGGCGGAA